The Nocardioides marmorisolisilvae genomic interval CCGAGGACGGGCTGAACTGGACCGGCATGTCGTATGACAACACCGAGGGCCTGGGCGCCGACAGCTGGCGGCACGTGGCGTTCATCGAGCAGACCAAGCCGATGGCGGGTCAGGTGACGGGCAGCGAGCAGCCCCAGACGGGCGCCGGCGAGCCGGGTCAGGCCGAGGGGGTGCGCTGGCTGATGGCCTCCGACGTCTGCAAGCACTGCACGGAGGCGGCCTGCCTCGACGTCTGCCCGACAGGCTCACTGTTCCGCACCGAGTTCGGCACCGTGGTCGTGCAGGAGGACATCTGCAACGGCTGCGGCTACTGCGTCTCGGCCTGCCCGTACGGCGTGATCGACCAACGACCCGACGACGGCCGGATGTGGAAGTGCACGCTGTGCTACGACCGGCTCTCCGTGGGCCAGGAGCCGGCGTGCGCAAAGGCGTGCCCGACCGACTCGATCCAGTTCGGCCCGCTCGACGAGCTCCGGGCGAAGGCCGACGAGCGGGTGCAGCAGCTGCACCGCGACGGCGTCATGGACGCCCGGCTCTACGGCAATGATCCCGACGACGGCGTGGGCGGGGACGGCGCCTTCTTCCTGCTCCTCGACGAGCCCGAGGTCTACGGCCTTCCGCCGGACCCGGTGGTCACCACCCGCGACCTGCCCCGGATGTGGCGCCGGGCCGCGGCGGCGACCGGCGCGCTGGCCGCGGCGGTCGCGGTGGCCTTCGTGACGGGCGGTGCCCGGTGACCAGCTCGGCGACGACCAAGGACGGCCTGCAGGGTGCCCGCCCGGACACCGAGGCCACCGTCGGTGTCAACGTCCCGCCCGGTGGTGGCGGCCCACGACGTCGGCGCCGACGCGAGGAGCCGGAGTTCCGGTCCTACTACGACCTGCCGGTGCTCAACGACGTGGTGTGGTCACCGATCGACATCGGCGGCTACCTGTTCCTCGGCGGTCTCGCCGGCGCGAGCGGTGCAGTCGCCGGGGCGGCCGCGCTGACCGGGCGACCCGGCCTGGCGCGGGCCGCGACCTACGCGGCCGCGGGGGGTGCGCAGGTGTCCTTGGGTCTGCTCATCCACGACCTGGGCCGGCCGTCGCGGTTCCTCACCATGCTGCGGGTCGTCAAGCTGACCTCGCCGATGAATGTCGGCGCCTGGCTGTTGGGGGCCTTCTCCGCCACCAGCACCGTCGCCGCGCTCAGCCGGGCCACGGGTAGAGCTCGACCGATCGGCGCGATCGCCACGGCCGCCACCGCGGTGCTGGGGCCGGCGGTGGCGACGTACACCGGGGTGCTGATCTCGGACACGGCGGTGCCGGCCTGGCACGACGGGCACGAGCTGATGCCGTTCGTCTTCGCCAGCAGTGCGGTCTCGTCAGCCGCGGGGGTAGGTCTCCTCGCCGCACCGGCCATCGAGAGCGGACCGGTGCGCGCGCTCGGGGCGGCCGGTGCGGTCACGGAGGTGGCCCTCGGCAGGCTGATGCAGCGGCGGATGGGCATCGTCGAGGAGGCCTACCGCACCGGTCGGGCGAAGTGGCTGATGCACGCCGCCGAGGGCCTGACACTCGCCGGCGCGGCGCTGGCCGCCACCGCCCGCTCCCGTCCCGCCCGGCTGGCCGCCGGCGCGAGCCTCGTCGTCGGATCGGCCCTCACCCGTTTCGGCATCTTCGCCGCCGGTGTCCAGTCGGTCCGTGACCCGAAATACACCGTCGTTCCGCAGCGGGAGCGACGTGATGCGGCGTCGGGCTCGCACTGATCCTCCCCGGCGGTTGGCCGGGCAGCCTCTGGTGGGTTTCGGCGAACGATCGTGGACGCTCCAGGATCTTGAGATGATCCGCATGTGAGCCCGGACGAGCGATTGCGAGAGCTGGCCGTGAGGCACGCTGCCTTCGCGTGGCTCGACAGCCAACGGGCCGCCGGTAGGGAGACCTTCAGCCAGAAGGACACCACTAACCTCACCTTGGCCGGCGAGTCCATCCGGCTGATGCCCACCCAGCAGGGAATCTGGAAACCGGGGCAACTCGCCGCCGCTCTCGCGATCAGGACGGTCTACCGCCCGGATGGCTCCGATCGCCCGTACGACGATGCCGTCGGCACCGACGGGTTCTACCGGTACAAGATGCGCGGAGACGATCCCCACCATTTTCAGAATCGGGCCCTGCGCACGGCGATGCACGAACGCCTACCGTTGATCTGGTGGCTCGGCGTCCAGGGCGGCGGGTACAGCGCGCTCTATCCCATCTACCTCGTGAGCGAGGAGAGAACTCAGCTGCAGTTCGTCGTGGACATCGATACGGTGCCCCAGCCCGACATCATCTGGCCTTCCACAGAGCTTGAGCTCGACCCTTCGTATCGGCAGCAACTCACCAAGCTCCGCCTTCACCAGCGACCCTTCCGGGCTGCGGTGTTGCGGGCGTACCGGACCTCGTGCGCAGTCTGCTCCTTCCGTCACAGTGACCTGCTCGATGCGGCACACATCCAGGAAGACAGCAGCGGTGGGCGACCAGTCGTGACCAACGGGCTGACCCTATGCAAGATGCACCACGCGGCATATGACCGTCGGATCCTTGGGATCACACCCACGTACGAAGTGCGTATCAACGCAAAGGTCCTCGAAGAAGTCGACGGCCCGATGCTGCGTCATGGGATCCAAGAGTTCCATGGCAAGCGCCTGATGGTGTTGCCGGACCGCCGCACAGACCGTCCCGATCGATCTCTACTCGAAGAGCGCTTTCAGACCTTCCTCAACGCCAGCTGAGTCATCCGACGAAGCCAGCCGGTTGATCCTGCCCGCTGCGGGCGTCCGATCAGCTCTCAACGGTGCCTCGGGACATCGCAGTGAGTGGAGCCAAGGGTGTGATCTGTGAAGAGATTCCGTGAGTGGAGCCAAGGGGACTCGAACCCCTAACCCCCTGCTTGCAAAGCGCCCCGGAGGTCGGTTGAATAGTGCCTAAGAGCAGAGAAAACGCGGTCTGTGGTAGCCAAAGATTCCCCCACAGTGACATAGTTTCCCCCACCAGTCCCCCGCAGGGACTCCCTATGCCAACGCAGCATGGGGTTGGGAACGGAGGTCTCGGGATGGCCAGAAGGCGCGGCTTCGGCGAGGTCGAGCGGCGCGTGAGCGCGTCCGGCACGGTCACCTACCGCGCGCGCTATGCGATGCCCGACGGGACCCGCTACTCGCGGACGCTGGCGACCCGGATGGACGCCGAAGCGTGGCTGGTCGGCGAGCGGGGGCTGATCGATCGGGACGAGTGGACGCCGCCGCAGGCACGGCGCGCGGCCGAGGAGAAGCGGCAGCGCGATGCCGCGTTCAACACGGTGGCGGGCTTCGCCGAGCGGTACCTGTCCGAGCGCTCGCTGCGGCCGACCACGATCCGGGGCTATCGCAAGTTGCTGGCGAACCGGATCCTGCCGTACTTCGGGGAGACACCACTGACCGACGTGTCCCTGACGGACATCAAGAGGTGGCGGGCGTCCCTCGACCCGACCACCGAGGCGACCAACGCAGCCGCCTACCGTCTGCTCCGCTCACTGCTCCAGGCCGCGGCCGAGGAGGAGCTCATCGACCGCGCGCCGCCGAAGGTGCGCGGTGCGAGCTCGGCGCCGGTGAGGAATGTCGCCGTCCCAGCGACCCTCGACGAGTTGGCCGTCATCATCGACGCGATGCCCGAGCGGCTGAGGCTGCTGATCGTGCTCGCCGCATTCGTCGGTCTGCGCGAGGGCGAGCTGCTGGAGCTGCGCCGCTCGGACGTCGACGGCGTGGCCGGTCGGATCGACGTCACCCGCAAGGTCGACAAGGACGCAGATCCGGGTACACAGGGCGCCTGTCCCGACTGCGGCCGCCACATCAGCTCGCCGAAGACGAGGAGCGGGGTGCGCACGGTCCACGTCCCGCCGCCTTTCGTGAAGATGCTCCAGGAGCACCTGCTCGAGCACACCGCCGAAGGCCCGACCGGGCTGCTCTTCCCCGGCGACCGAACCGACCACATGAGCGTGCGCTTCCTGATGGACCGCTACCGTCCGGCCCGCGAGGCGGCCGGCCGACCCGACCTGACGATCCACCACCTCCGGCACACCGCCCTCACGCTCGCCGGCCAGCACGGAGCGACGGCCGCCGAGCTCCAGGCGCGCGCCGGCCACGCCTCGCAGGCCGCGATGGCGATCTACCAACACGCCACCCTCGACCGCGACAAGGCGCTGGCCGAGAAGATCGGTCAGACGTACGAGGCGTGGTCCGCCGACCGCACGTCGTGACAAGCTGGGACGTGTGAACTACAGTTGACACAACAGACCAAGATGCTTGAAAGCGAAACCTACCTCCGCTGGGTGGACGGCTTGCGCGACCGCAGGGCCGCGATGCGTGTCCAGGTCAGGGTGGATCGGCTCGCAGCCGGCAACCCGGGCGACGTGAGACCAGTCGGCGCTGGCATCTCGGAGATGCGGATCGACTACGGGCCGGGATACCGGGTCTACTTCCAGAAGCGCGGCGACACGCTGGTCGTTCTCCTGTGTGGTGGCGACAAGTCCACACAGCCGAAGGACATCGAGAACGCCAAACGGATTGCGAAGGAGTGGAAGCACGATGGCTGAGAGGTTCACGCCGTACGACTCGGCAGATCACATCAAGTCACTCGAGGACATCGCCTACTACCTCGAGGCCGTCCTCGAGGAGGCCGGCGACGACCCTGCCTTCATCACCCATGCTCTCGGCGTGATCGCACGGGCCCAGAACTTCAGCGATCTTGCCCGCAAGGTCGGCATGAGCCGCGAGGGCCTCTACAAGTCTCTCTCCAACAACGGGAACCCGAGCTTCGCCACGATCTACAAGGTGGCTCGGGCTCTCGGGCTTAAACTGGAGTTCCACTCCGTCGCCTGACGGTCACCTCGACGGACCCAAGCGTTAGGGGCAGCAAGGCCAGAGCAGCGGTGCGACGAGCGTCCTTCCGCCCAGATAGGGCTACCCACAGGATTGATTCAAGGTCGACGGTGTGGCGGCGTACGGCTGACGGACTCTGCTAACGCTCGTCGGCGCTGGTTGAGACCGGTGCGACGAGAGGGAGTTGAACAGACCCGTCGGCGGGCGGTTGGTCCTCTTTTGATCGACTACGGCGACTAGAGACTTCTCCCTGGAATGGTGCCACGACGGTCAGCGATGCTGGTTCGGTGAGTTCGCCCCAACCACACGCCTCGGCAATCAAGTTCCGAGAGGTGGGAGAAAGCGTCTTGGCAGGCAGTGCCTTCAACCAACTGACGGAGTACGCCGCTTGAGACATCAACCAATCAGGCTCTCGATTCATGGCCATCTCGTTTCCCTCACTCACGGTTTGAACTTCTACGAAGCCTAGGATCAAGCACCGACAGTGCTCGTTGATGTGGAGTCGTCGCCGTCATCAAGATTGTCGTCTGACTCAGTTGCCTTCGACTCGGGCGGTTGCTCACGCAACCGACGCACCACCGAGGTGATCGCCAGGACAACCTCGCTCTCCTTCGTTTGGACGGCGACGTCACTCCAGCCGAAACCCACCGGACACGCCGAACCAGGGTCATGTTCAGCGATCCCGTTTCCAACCCGCCGCTCACCGGACCGGAAGACATCGTCATACCGATGCGGACCGAAGCCCACGAACGGTCGGAACGGCACACGCTCGAGGTTCGTGGGCTCCACCCTGCGCACAGTCAGCGGAGGAACCGTATCGATCAGGTCGCCAAAGAGATCCCCCGCGAGGCTCTTCGGATAGGGCTCGATGTATTGCACCTCGACGATCCCAGCGCCGATAATGAACTTGGTGCACTCGTGGCACGGAAAGGTAGTGGTGTACAGGCGTGCCCCGGCGATCGCCACTCCGCTTCTGGCGGCATCGACGATCGCGGCCTGCTCCGCGTGCAAGCAGCGGGTGAACTCGATCAACGATTTCGCGCGAGTTCCGTCCAGCACGGACCTGCCGTTGGCGTCGGGTGCGGTCGCCTCGCGCAAGATCGCATTGCCGCCGGCCGCGTTTCGTTCCTCAGTGAAGTACCGCGCCTTCGCA includes:
- a CDS encoding 4Fe-4S dicluster domain-containing protein, whose product is MSLTWLDMPGLRNGQDAAKGSGYDDPPPRMGFFTDTSVCIGCKACEVACKEWNQIPEDGLNWTGMSYDNTEGLGADSWRHVAFIEQTKPMAGQVTGSEQPQTGAGEPGQAEGVRWLMASDVCKHCTEAACLDVCPTGSLFRTEFGTVVVQEDICNGCGYCVSACPYGVIDQRPDDGRMWKCTLCYDRLSVGQEPACAKACPTDSIQFGPLDELRAKADERVQQLHRDGVMDARLYGNDPDDGVGGDGAFFLLLDEPEVYGLPPDPVVTTRDLPRMWRRAAAATGALAAAVAVAFVTGGAR
- the nrfD gene encoding NrfD/PsrC family molybdoenzyme membrane anchor subunit; this encodes MTSSATTKDGLQGARPDTEATVGVNVPPGGGGPRRRRRREEPEFRSYYDLPVLNDVVWSPIDIGGYLFLGGLAGASGAVAGAAALTGRPGLARAATYAAAGGAQVSLGLLIHDLGRPSRFLTMLRVVKLTSPMNVGAWLLGAFSATSTVAALSRATGRARPIGAIATAATAVLGPAVATYTGVLISDTAVPAWHDGHELMPFVFASSAVSSAAGVGLLAAPAIESGPVRALGAAGAVTEVALGRLMQRRMGIVEEAYRTGRAKWLMHAAEGLTLAGAALAATARSRPARLAAGASLVVGSALTRFGIFAAGVQSVRDPKYTVVPQRERRDAASGSH
- a CDS encoding HNH endonuclease, giving the protein MSPDERLRELAVRHAAFAWLDSQRAAGRETFSQKDTTNLTLAGESIRLMPTQQGIWKPGQLAAALAIRTVYRPDGSDRPYDDAVGTDGFYRYKMRGDDPHHFQNRALRTAMHERLPLIWWLGVQGGGYSALYPIYLVSEERTQLQFVVDIDTVPQPDIIWPSTELELDPSYRQQLTKLRLHQRPFRAAVLRAYRTSCAVCSFRHSDLLDAAHIQEDSSGGRPVVTNGLTLCKMHHAAYDRRILGITPTYEVRINAKVLEEVDGPMLRHGIQEFHGKRLMVLPDRRTDRPDRSLLEERFQTFLNAS
- a CDS encoding tyrosine-type recombinase/integrase, with amino-acid sequence MARRRGFGEVERRVSASGTVTYRARYAMPDGTRYSRTLATRMDAEAWLVGERGLIDRDEWTPPQARRAAEEKRQRDAAFNTVAGFAERYLSERSLRPTTIRGYRKLLANRILPYFGETPLTDVSLTDIKRWRASLDPTTEATNAAAYRLLRSLLQAAAEEELIDRAPPKVRGASSAPVRNVAVPATLDELAVIIDAMPERLRLLIVLAAFVGLREGELLELRRSDVDGVAGRIDVTRKVDKDADPGTQGACPDCGRHISSPKTRSGVRTVHVPPPFVKMLQEHLLEHTAEGPTGLLFPGDRTDHMSVRFLMDRYRPAREAAGRPDLTIHHLRHTALTLAGQHGATAAELQARAGHASQAAMAIYQHATLDRDKALAEKIGQTYEAWSADRTS
- a CDS encoding type II toxin-antitoxin system RelE/ParE family toxin, with the translated sequence MTQQTKMLESETYLRWVDGLRDRRAAMRVQVRVDRLAAGNPGDVRPVGAGISEMRIDYGPGYRVYFQKRGDTLVVLLCGGDKSTQPKDIENAKRIAKEWKHDG
- a CDS encoding addiction module antidote protein; protein product: MAERFTPYDSADHIKSLEDIAYYLEAVLEEAGDDPAFITHALGVIARAQNFSDLARKVGMSREGLYKSLSNNGNPSFATIYKVARALGLKLEFHSVA